From the Nostoc sp. PCC 7107 genome, the window GACAAGCAGAGGTAAAACAAGGTAATGTTTTAGATGAAGAGCAAAGTCGGGTGATGAGCGAGTTATTGAATCGCTTATCTAGTCGTGTTGCGCCAACGGAAACAGTCAGGGAACATTTGCATTTAGCTTTTGAATTAATCGAACAGCAGCAAGCAACTTTAAATCCCTACTGGGAAAAGTTAGAGCAGCAAAAAACTTTAGCAGCACAGCAACAAGAAGAAGTTGAGCGTCTTACACAAAATTTAAGCGATCGCCAAAATGAATGGCAACAAGCACATAATTTTATAGAACAGCAAACTACTCAATTAAAAATTAATCAGGCAACTATTACTAGTAAGCAAGAATCTGCTCGACTTGTCAAGGAACAATTACAATATCAAGACGATTTATATCAAAAAATAAATTACTTATCTGCCAGTTCTGGTGATATTTCTAGAAATAAAGTTGATGTAGAAGCATTGGAAAAAATGCCTTTAGATGAACTACAAAAAATAGTTCAAGACCTCATTAAAAAATTAGAAATAGACTCTAGCTTTGTCCAAGAACAAGAGCAGGAACTGCAATATAAGCAAGTAGACATAGAAGAATTACAAAAAAAACTTAGTCAAGCCTCTGACCAAGACCATATCAATTTGGAAATGGAACTGGCGGATGAAAAAGACCATTACCAAATGCTCAACAAAACTTTAGAAGGTCAACGCCGTAGTTTGTTGCAGCGTGATAAGGCTCTGAGGCAGCATCAAAATATATTACTCCGAAGACAAGGACAACCTGTTTCTAATATAGAAGAAGAAAGTACAGTTGATTTTGCTCCGATTTTGTTACAAATCGATGGTCAGCGGCAACAACAATCACAGGAATTACAAAAAGTTGAACAAGAAATTGAGCAGATGCGATCTGCAATTGAATTAGATCAAGGTATGATTGACAACCAAGCTCATGATTTGGAAAGTAAGCAACAAGAAATTAAAACTCTAGAAGCAAGTTTACAGTCTTTGCAAACAGCAACTGCTGAATGCTGGGTGCGAGTCAATTTATATCAAGAAGCCTTACAACCAATTCAAGATTCTTTGGATGGTTTGCGACAAAAGCTACAAGGAATTAATGATTCTCTAGCGCAAGTGCAAGAAGTTGGTGATTATCAACTGCAAACTATTAGCGAGATGCGTCAGACTCTGCAAAATTTGATATCACAGCCAGAGTTAATAGCATCTTAGAAGTATGAAGTGTGAAAAATATTTTAGACTTTATAATGACTTTTCCTTAATGATAATCCAGTTACCTTGAACTTGAGCGATCGCACCACCAGGAAAGGGATCTGTTTGTGAACGGTTCGGGGCGGTAATTAAGGCGGTTAATTTTTCAATATGTTCAAAATTAGGTGCGTCAGGCAAAATTTCTAGCAATACCTGTCGCATCACACGGCGTTGTAAAGCTAATGGCGCTGGTTGTAATACCTGACGATTTAATTTTAGATGATCCCCACTCCCTATCGTCGCTTTTTCCCGCAACTGCTGAGATGCTTGTTCCAAATACTCAACATCTGCTTGCAAGAGTTCTGCTGTTTGGGCTAAAGCTGATTCTACTTTGGGGTTAAAGTTTGTTTGTAAATAGGGAATTAATTCTTGGCGGATGCGGTTGCGTGCGTACTTCACATTTTGATTGGTAGAATCTTCCCAAATAGGTAATTGAAAATCTTGGCAAAATTGCCCTGTTTTTTGACGAGTGATTGCTAAAAGTGGGCGCACTAAGGTAATTTTTTCAGATAAAGGACGTTCCCAAGTTAAAGCTTGTAAACCATCAGCACCAGTACCACGCATTAAATTGTAAAGCAGAGTTTCGGCGCGATCGCTGGCTGTATGTCCAGTAACGATATATTGATAATTATATTTTTGGGCGATCGCATTTAAAGCTTGATATCGCCAATTCCGCGCCGTACCTTCACTATTTATGGGTTCTTTAGCAGTTTCTAAATAAAAATTTACACCCCAATTTTTAGCCAAATTTGCTACATGATGAGCGTTAGCTTGGGAATCATCACGCCAGCAATGATCGCAATGAGCAATACCTAAATACCATGACCACTTTGATTGTAAATCTAAGAGTAATTTAATTAAGCATAGAGAATCTTGCCCGCCAGAAACAGCCACTAACAGGCGTTCATGATGTAGAAATAAATGACGTGATTTAATGGTGCGATGAATTTTGGCGTGTAAGGGAGTCCATACCATTTTGAATTATTAACCGCAGATGAATGCAGACGGACGCAGATAATTGATTATTTGATCCGCGTGCATCCGCGTAAATCTGCGGTTTTAAAACATAGTAAATATTCACAAAATATCAAATATAATTTAACCCCTCTTTATAAGTAAAGAGGGGTTAAAGCTATTAAAAAAACCAACCGTAAGAATGTAAACCTTTTCCTAAAAGATTCACTCCGAGATAACAAATCCAGACGACAACAAACCCACTTGCAGCTAAAATTGCGGGGCGACGACCTTGCCAACCGCGAGTAATTCTAGCGTGGAGGTAAGCTGCAAAAACTAACCAAGTAATTAATGCCCATGTTTCTTTAGGATCCCAACTCCAGTAAGAACCCCAAGCTTCGTTTGCCCAAACACCACCAGCAATAATCCCGATGGTCAGCAGGGGAAATCCTAACCCAATGATGCGATAACTGATATTGTCTAAGGTATCAGCCAGACTGAGCAGTTGGGGCGAAAGAACTGCGGTGGTTGCTGCGGTTCCTGATTGGGTTGCTGTTACCAAATTCATCACAGCGGTGTTGCCGTTATTAGTATTGCTTTCAAAACGACGAGCAGAACCGTTATCTTCACCGACAGGTGTTGCTGATTGAGTTACTAGTTCACCTGCTTTGTGTAAGCGATAACCATTAGTGCGGTAGCCACCAGTGCCTACCGAACTACCTTGTAGTTCGATATTTTGGCCGCGTGTCACCACCAGAAAAGCGATCGCTAATATTGAACCTACCATTAAAGCAGAGTAGCTCAACATCATGACGCTGACGTGCATCATCAACCAGTTAGATTTCAATGCAGGGACTAATGGCTCTGCTGATTGCATGGTTGATGGTAAGGTGAGAGCCGCAAAGGCAGTGATTCCCATTGCTACGGGTGTAGTAAAAACTCCCACCAAGCGGCTACGGGTACCATTTTCCGCAATTAAATGGACTGCTGTAATCCCCCAAGTCAAAAAAAACAGCGACTCGTACAAGTTACTTAGCGGGAAATAACCTGCCTCTATCCATCTTGCGCCTAAAAGGGTAGCAATGCACAAATTGGCGATCGCCATTCCTGCTGTCCCTAAAGCACCAAGTGCTGGGAGATTTGGAAAAGCTGCTCCTACCCAATAAACTAGCATGGTAAGAAATAACACGGCAAATGCGGCGTTGTCTAGCCAGTTCTGGAGTACAACCAGATTCATACAGTATTCTCCACCGTTATTGTTTAAAGTTGCGATTCTAACTATCCTGATCCTAACTTGAGTTTAATTAGAGACTCAGGGTAGATAGAATAAATTAATGTGTGTGGTACTGCTAAACTGACGTAACTAATATCATGGACAGGATTTACTTTGAACTACTAATGTTGGGACTAGATGCTGGATTAGGTAAAGTTGCTGAATTATGAGATTTTTTCAAAGAGAGAAATACATCGTAGCGAGTACTACGACTATCACTCACAGAGGTTGTTGCACCAATGGAACGGGTTGCTTCTAAAAAAGTTTTTTGTTTGGGAAATAAGGTATTGAGAGTAAAGTTATTTACCATTCGTTCTACATCCAGAAAAAATGCCCCATTTGTCGGATTCAGTTCTGTCGGCACAGTATGTTGATAAGCAAGATTACTGGCTAGTGTGCTGTTGGGTTTAGGTACAATTTTATCGGTGATGGGAGCGCCCAATACTAAAAAAGCGATATCCTTATCTAACCACCCGTGGCTGGCTGTTAAAGTACCAAAAGGCCCAATCCAGTTCACAACAGGTTGATTTGCCACTTTCCCTGGTTGAATTTGGAATTGATATTGATTTTTAATTACGTCATCCAGTTTTTGGAGAGATGCTTCAGCTAATTTGCGATCGCTGGCTTTGATCATAAATACCAATCCAGCTTTAAAATCTCCTGGGGTGCCGTTTTTTGCTGTGTTAGGAATGAGTGAAACAGCAAACTCGCCTTTCATCCAACTGAGTAAATCTCGTTCCAAATCAAGATTAGCCAGCGATTTTACGTCACTACGCAGTTGTTCTGGAGATACAGGCGAGAGGGGGTTTCCTTGAGATGTGAGGATGTAATCTCCCCACAACCTTTGTAAGTTACTACCAGATAACATCATCAAGGTTTCTGCTGGCATTCGTTGCTGCATACTGGCTGCTGTGTTGTCAACTGAGAGTAGGCGCTGACTTTGAGGATTCAGCCAGGAAACACCTTTCAAACGTACTCCTTCTGCCTCTAAAGTAATAGTCCCCGCCAAACCTTGGTTATTTTGCAGTTGCGCTAAAACTTGAGCAGGTAATCGCCGATTAGGAGCCGTAGTCGCAATTTTGGCTGCTGTTGGAACGTTGATATAAAACTGAGCAAAAGAATGAGATTCAGAAATTTTTGGGAAATTCTCAGCGAAACTCCCGACTGTTGCTAAAGATGTTTTATTTTTATAGGCATCAATTGCCCGTTCTGTGGCTTTAGGATTATCCGTAATTACTAGGAAGCGTTTAGCTAATAATGTAGCTGAAAGGTTTGTGCCAAATTGCCCTTCGCTTTGTTTAATCGGAATTCCCTGATAGGTGCGGTCAATCCATTTACCTGTTTTCAGCGCTTTGGGCTGTGCCAATATTTTTTGGGCTAACTCTGGGTTTTTTACAGGCAAAACCATAACTAATGACTGCTGAGTGTTAGGAGTAACGCCATCAGTAGCTACAGGCTTAGGGGCAGGCTGAGTAGTTTCGGGAGCTAAAATAGCGAAGGTAACTTCTTCATCTACCCAAGGTTGGATATCTTGCTCAAAGTTAAAACCATTGTTGGTCAAAAAGCGATCGCGCAACTGAATTAAATTTTTATTCAGTTCTGCTTGGGACTCTTTTGTACCAAATTCCTGTAATTTCTGCCATTGTTGGGGATCTGTACTGAGAGAAGCAGCAAACAGAGCATCGCCAGGAATAATATTTGCACCTACTAATAAATTTCCCGAATATAAATGCCCCTGGCTGAACAACCGATAGGCGACTCCGCCACCAATAATTAACAAACCAGTAGCCGAGAGCGTCAGTGCCAGAGACGGTTTCTGTTTTTTCTTCATGGGAACAGACACAATAGGCAGCGCCATTGAAACCAATACCTCATAACTTGCGAACTTTTTACTTGCTTTACCAAGTAAACTTAAGCATTTCCCATTCTTTTGGGCTATTTTTCAACAATTTTCTTTACTTTGAACTTTTACTGACACTTCGGTAATTAACCTTAGCTATTTGGCTGTAAAAGGAGTATTTTTATTGTTAGTTTATCTTTTTAACATGCTTTGTTATATTTCGCAGGCAACTTTCTCATAAAAGTTTTATTTATCGCTTAATTTTCGTGAGAGAAAACCTTGGCGAATTTACGTCGTGATCTGAAAAATCAATGGAATAAGGGAGGGACTGAGGTAAGCAAAACCCTTTCACACATAAGCTCTCACTCTTGATGGTTAATCTTGAGAGACAACTTTTTTACATAAGTTTTTAACTTTATTCTCAGTATTATGACGATATAACTAACTGCAAACAGCTGTAAGTAACCAGTAATTTGTAATTTTTACTACTTATACAACTTAGTTATTATGTATTGAATCTTCAAAGATATAGGGTTAACACCCAACTGAAAAAATTATAGAAAATATAATTAATGATGACTATTTTTACCAAAATTACCAAACCATAAATTTTGGCAATTTATCGATATTTTTGCACTGAAATCATGATTATATGGGCTAGATAGCAGTAAATGAACTATCCAGCCAAAATTTAATTTTTAGATAAATTTAATTTTTTCCCTAACTCAGGTATATTCGATTACCTATTTAATGTGAGGATTTAATGACCGTCGCTGAGGTCAATACCTGGAAGTAATTGAATGGATAATCAGTACTTGGCGATATTTTGGCGATCGCTACTTTATTCTAAACTTTGCCGTTAGTAGAACTTAGCTGCATCGGCCCCAAATATTTGGCTAGATAAGGAGAGAAAACCTCATAAATCAAAGTTAGCGGTTGCCCATGATGCCAAAACAAGTAGTGACGACCCCAAAACGGCCCTTCCACATCAAAGCCAGACTCTAACGCCGCTGAGTCCCCGTAGTAAATACCCCGCACATCTCGATACAACTCTGTGCGGAGACGCGCTAAACTTGCCCAAATTGGCAATGAACGATTTTGCAAATATTCATCTACATGGCTGGCTTCCCACCAAGATGTCGCATAAGCTAACCTCTGCCCCGAAGCAGTCCGTAACCACACCTGTCGTCGCAGTCTTGGCCCTGGTACAGCTTGGATTAAATCGGGTGCATCATCTAAATCTACGCCAATCAACGACATATCAATGACATCTACTTCCGTTGGCTCACCTGTCAGCAATTCTAAATGCCGAGTCGGAGAACCATCGCCCAATAACAGTAGTTGCCAAGTCGGAGCCAATTGTGTGTGTGGCAAACTCTTTTGTATGACTTCCTCGTCTCCTTGCCAAATCGGAGTCAGACGGTGCCAAGCTGATGGCAGTGTGGAGTTGTTTGTCAGAGTAAAAATAGCAGTCAATGTTATTTACAAAAGTTCATCTATCTATATAAAAGCACAAAAAAAGTCAACAGTTCAATGGTCAATAGTTAAGTAATACTTAGCTATTGACCATTGACCATTGACTAAAAAATGCGGATGGCGAGACTCGAACTCGCAAGGCAAAGCCACACGCACCTCAAGCGTGCGCGTATACCAATTCCGCCACATCCGCTAGAGTTAACTGAAGAACCAATATAGCACAACAAAGTGATTATAGTAAGGTAATATCTAAATTTTGCAAAATTTACCAAAAATTTAAGTGAACATATTCACAAATTTCCCGAAGGCGGATATCAGACTAACAGAAATGTAATAGCGCCACAAGTGATATTAAAAGGGGTATGGCTACTTTAAGATGCTCTGCACTAACCCACAGCCTAGTGCGGGAAACTGGCACAGACAAGCAGATGTAATCCTGTTAGTCTGGTTAAGACCTGTAGAGGCTTGACAGTCTTGATTTTTGTAGAATTTCGAAGGGCGTACATCCACTGCTGAGAATGATATTGCAAAAGCTCTGATCTTTAAATTTGCAACTAAGTAAAAGCTTTGTTGCTAATCAGATAAGAGAAAATGTCAATCTACTGGTACTAATATCGAAGCTAGAAAATGAAGTTTGACAAAATATTAATTGCTAATCGAGGAGAAATCGCGCTTCGCATTCTCCGTGCCTGTGAAGAAATGGGAATTGCAACTGTTGCGGTTCACTCAACCGTTGATCGTAACGCTCTCCATGTGCAACTTGCGGATGAAGCAGTTTGCATTGGTGAGCCAGCCAGCGGTAAAAGTTATTTAAATATTCCCAATATCATTGCTGCCGCTTTGACGCGTAATGCTACTGCCATTCATCCAGGGTATGGGTTTTTGGCGGAAAATGCCAAATTTGCAGAAATCTGTGCAGATCATCATATTGCTTTTATTGGCCCAACTCCTGAAGCTATTCGGTTGATGGGGGATAAATCCACAGCCAAAGAAACCATGCAAAAAGCTGGAGTGCCAACAGTACCCGGTAGCGATGGTTTAGTAGAGTCTGAGCAAGAAGGATTAGCACTGGCCAAGGAAATTGGTTATCCCGTCATGATTAAAGCCACTGCTGGCGGTGGTGGACGTGGGATGCGTTTAGTCCGTACTGAAGATGAATTTATCAAACTTTTTCTAGCTGCTCAAGGAGAAGCAGGCGCAGCCTTTGGTAATTCTGGCGTTTATATTGAGAAATTTATTGAACGTCCAAGGCACATTGAATTTCAAATTTTGGCAGATAATTACGGCAATGTGATTCACTTAGGTGAACGGGATTGTTCCATTCAACGCCGCAACCAAAAACTCCTAGAAGAAGCTCCTAGTCCGGCACTTGACTCAGATCTACGGGAGAAAATGGGACATGCTGCTGTCAAAGCTGCCCAGTTTATCAACTTCACGGGAGCAGGCACAATTGAGTTTCTCTTAGATCGGTTTGGGAAGTTCTATTTCATGGAAATGAACACCCGAATTCAAGTAGAGCATCCTGTAACAGAAATGATTACTGGGGTGGATTTAGTGGCTGAACAAATTCGAGTTGCTCAAGGAGAAAGACTGAAACTGACTCAAGAGCAAGTAGTTTTGCGTGGTCATGCTATAGAATGTCGGATCAATGCTGAAGACCCAGACCATGATTTCCGTCCCGCCCCAGGACGTATCAGCGGTTATCTTCCCCCTGGTGGCCCTGGTGTGCGGATTGATTCTCATGTTTACACCGATTACCAAATTCCGCCCTACTATGATTCTTTAATTGGTAAGCTCATCGTTTGGGGGCCAGATCGGGCAACTGCGATTAATCGGATGAAACGCGCATTGCGGGAGTGTGCCATTACCGGACTACCTACAACCATTGGTTTTCATCAAAGAATTATGGAAAACCAACAGTTTTTACAAGGTAATGTTTACACCAATTTTGTCCAGGAAATGAACCTCTAGGGAATTAGGAAGTAGAAGGTAAAGGGAAGGCGTAGAAGGCTGAGAAATATCTTATTTTCAGTTGACTACCTGTCCCTTTCCTGTTCAAGTACTCAGTTTGGTTGAGATTAATCGTAAATCCCGTTAAATACAAAATCCTGGTTAATCAAGGGGAAAATTTAATAATCTTTAACAAGTAAACTCAAACTTTCTCTTAACCTTAAACCAGTACCGTAAATTAACTTAATTAAAATTTGATGTACCTGAAGGGGTGACAAAGCGGCTGAAGCCAAGAAAATAGAGGAGCGTGACCGTTTTGGGGTAAAAAAAGATAGGTCAGGTATTCTCAACAAGACCTATCAAATGATAATGTTACCTAAATTCTACCAAAACTGCTTTCAAAATGTACTGACACCCGCACAGTACAAGATGCTAGAAATCTTACTAATGCTATTGCAATTTCATAAAACTGTGACAATTGAGAAACTAGCAACAGTATTTCCACAACCGATAAAATTTGAAAGTCGGAGGCGGAGTATACAAAGATTTTTACTACTACCTCAGTTGTCGATTCCATATCTGTGGTTTCCCCTGCTCAAACGATGGGTGAAAAATAGTCTGAAAAGAGGAGAGAAACGGCTAATATTTGCGATTGATAGAACACAATGGCGTTCACAAAATGTATTTGTAATTAGTTTAATAGAACAAAAAAGAGCAATACCTGTGTACTGGCTATTGTTACCTAAAAAAGGATGTAGCAATTTGGGAGAGCAGAAAAAATTAATTCGTCCACTATTGCAGTTATTTAAGGGATATCAAATGCTGGTACTGGGAGATAGAGAATTCCACAGTATAAAACTAGCAAATTGGTTACATAGCAAGGGCATTGACTTTGTATTGCGTCAGAAACAAGGTACTTATATTCGGCAAGAAAACCAATCACACCAACGCTTACAATCTTTGGGATTAACTCCTGGCATCTCGTTTTTTTTGACAGGGATTCAAGCAACTAAACAGAAAGGGTTTGCCAATTTTAATCTCGCCGGATATTACAAGCGCAAATATCGTGGAGTTGTTGAGCCTGCTGGCTGGTTTTTATTAACTAACCTTGATAGTCTCAAAGATGCCATTAAAGCATTTAAGTTGCGGAGTGGTATCGAAGCCATGTTTAAAGATTGTAAAACTGGAGGGTATAATCTCGAATCTACTTATGCTGATGGTCAACGTTTGATAGCACTGATTTTATTAATTGCTATTGCCTATACTTGTGCTATTTTAGTTGGTCGTAATTCTCGCTCCTCTGGACTACAAAAATATGTTGGTCGTCTGAAGGAGTTACAACGATTGCACCGCCGACATAGTGCTTTTTGGATTGGTTTGTATGGTCAGTTATGGGTAGGGGCAATGGAATTTTGGGCTGATTTAGCTCATGAATTGATGCGCCTCAAGCCCAGTAAACTGCCATATTTTCAACAAGGTCTACGGGCTATGACTCTTATCCAGTCTGCTTTATAACTTTTTTGTCACCCCTTCAGTTGATGTACTTCAGCTAATTCTTGAAGAATTCCAAGAAATTCATCTTTTGTGAATACCGTTGGTAAATATTTAGATTTCTTTATATTTACCGCACATACTTTTAAACCTAATCTCTTAATAATTCTTTGTAGAAAAATATCTAATCCTTTAAATAAGGATGTTTTAGGGAAAATTATTGATAATACTAAGGAATATACAAAAAATTCTATTTAATCTTCCCGTGAAGGGTGATTATATGGAAGAATTCGGTATAATATCCAAATAAACTATTTAAGAAAAAAGTTTCCTGTAGATTTAAGACAATATATAAGCTGTAATGCTTGATATATTAGGTTTGAAAAACATTATACAGAAATTTTCCGTCTAACAAATAGTTATGCGGCTAGTTTCTGAGTTGAGGGGTTAAACAGAAGGTCGGGGTAGAATAGCCAAGAAGATAAATATTTTTCTAGAGTTATGATTAAATATTTTGCTTATGGCTCAAATTTAAACTTGGAAAGGTTGAAAAGTAGAGGGGTCACAGTATATGACTCTGAACAAGGAACCCTTGAAGACTGGAGACTGGTTTTCAATGTAATAGATGAAACTTTGATAGGTGCAGGGTTTGCAAACATTGAACCTTGCAAAGGTTGTAAAGTCGAGGGTCTAATATATTCAATCAGTGACTCATCCATAGCTAATCTAGATAAGTTTGAAGATCATCCAAGAGATTATATGAAAGATTATGTGGATGTCATAGATTGTAATGGTGAGAAGATCAAATGTTTAACTTATATTGCACAAAAAAATAGAACACAGCCCAGTCTTATGCCAACTGAAGAATATCTTAACCACATACTAAAAGGTCGAGAATGGTTCAGTGAAGTGTATTATCAGAATCTTCTAAAGGTTAAGAAGTCTCCATGAATGACCTCATAGCTTTCCTGCTAGGATTTATATCAAATTTTATAACATCTGCACTTTTTCTAGCTTTCTTGAGAAAGATAAAACCTCAAATTTTTATCTCTGACTCAATCGCAAAAGGTAGAAGTTCAGATAACAAAGTTGAATATATGTTTAAAATTATAAACCTTACTAAGCGTGATGTAATTGATGTAAAAGCAGAACTATTTTTAATTAAGCCTTTTCAAGTAGACGGCGGATTTATACGTGAATTTTGTCATGTTTCTTTAATTACTAGTAGCTTAATGGAAATCAAAGGTATTAATAATCAAAAGAGTTTTACAGACTATGACTTTTGCTTCAAAACAAGGGATAACTTAGAAAGCAATTGGAAAAAAGGGCAATTTCTACTATTCAGAGTACAAGTCACAGACTCAGTTTCAGGATTTAAGAGAGTATTTTCCAGAGAATTTTCTAGTTTGGGGGATATAAAAGAAGGTGAGTTTGAAATAGGCAAATCTAAAGTTGTCAAGAAGCTAGTTCATAATTCTCGGAGGCAATGAGTTTTATGGTTTAATTTGAGACTTGTGTCTGATCGATGTAAAAACTTGGTTGACTCGGAGTAGCAGAAGGGGTCAGTATTCCAGAAAAAATAAAATAGGTTTGCAACACCGGAATGCTGCTGAATATTAAATACAGAGAGCGATCGCCCCAAACATGATCAAGTTGGTGTCGGAAGTGCGATCGCATCCTCCCCTATCCCCTAACTAACACGAGACATCATAGTAAGCAGTCCTTGTTGTCCTAGCAGGATTTCTCGCACCAAACTGAAAATCCCTACCCAAATAATCGGGGTAATATCGACCCCACCGATGGGTGGTACTAGCTTACGTAAAGGCAGCAAAAATGGCTCCGTAGGCCAAGCTATCAGATTGAAGGGTAATTGATTTAAATTCACTTGCGGAAACCAAGTGAGAATAATGCGGAAAATAAACAGGAATGTCATCAGTCCCAACAGCGGGCCGAGAATCCAAACGGTCAAGTTAACGCCAGTCATCGGTTTGAGCTACTAGTTTTGAACAAAGAAAATGCTGAGAAGTCAGTCAGGAAGTTTTAAGCTTTGTCAAGCAATATATATATTTTATTGCAAATGCTAGTCAAGCAATTTTAGATTTTAAATTTTGGATTAATAGCACGTAAGTCTCGAAAAATACTAGTTTTGCGTCTCTAGCTGCTCAGATCTAGTTTTACGACTCATACCAAAAGGCTTCTCAAGGAAGTACTACACTATTAGAATTATGATGAAGTGTGTAAAAAAAGGTTGAGAACAATGACACCATCTTTAGCAAATTTTCTTTGGAGTCTGGCTTGGGGTACTGCGATCGTTGTTATCCCTGCTACCGTTGGGCTAATTTTCATTAGCCAAAAAGATAAAATCCAACGTTCATAATTCTTTGGTGAGTCAGTTTGACTCTAATACCAAATTGTCTGTCAGTTATTTACCCAATTGCATTAACAGTAGCAATCTTCCTAGTGAGGACAGGGTATACTTAGCTGACAGACATCAATTTTTATTTGGCTGGCAATCGATAAATAGCTGCCAATCTTCTGAGCCAGAAGCTTTGGAGCTTAACTATATTGTGATTAATTAAAGTAGTGATTTTAATTGTGACTCGCTAACATAGATTGTGATATTGGGATAAAGAACAATGCTAAATTTTGGGCTGAACTCAGCCAGTGTTCTGGCTCAGGTCAATGTAGGGACGAACTCAGCCAGTATTATAGGAATATTCCTGGCTGTGGCTGGGGCAGCGCTGTATTTTTTGCGGACTGTACGCCCAGAACTTTCACGAGATCAAGATATATTTTTTGCAGCTGTCGGCTTACTCTGCGGCTTTATTCTGATTTTCCAAGGATGGCGGTTAGACCCGATTCTGCAATTTGGTCAGTTGCTTTTAGTTGGGACAACAGTGTTT encodes:
- a CDS encoding YggT family protein → MTGVNLTVWILGPLLGLMTFLFIFRIILTWFPQVNLNQLPFNLIAWPTEPFLLPLRKLVPPIGGVDITPIIWVGIFSLVREILLGQQGLLTMMSRVS
- a CDS encoding IS4 family transposase, whose protein sequence is MLPKFYQNCFQNVLTPAQYKMLEILLMLLQFHKTVTIEKLATVFPQPIKFESRRRSIQRFLLLPQLSIPYLWFPLLKRWVKNSLKRGEKRLIFAIDRTQWRSQNVFVISLIEQKRAIPVYWLLLPKKGCSNLGEQKKLIRPLLQLFKGYQMLVLGDREFHSIKLANWLHSKGIDFVLRQKQGTYIRQENQSHQRLQSLGLTPGISFFLTGIQATKQKGFANFNLAGYYKRKYRGVVEPAGWFLLTNLDSLKDAIKAFKLRSGIEAMFKDCKTGGYNLESTYADGQRLIALILLIAIAYTCAILVGRNSRSSGLQKYVGRLKELQRLHRRHSAFWIGLYGQLWVGAMEFWADLAHELMRLKPSKLPYFQQGLRAMTLIQSAL
- a CDS encoding gamma-glutamylcyclotransferase family protein, which codes for MIKYFAYGSNLNLERLKSRGVTVYDSEQGTLEDWRLVFNVIDETLIGAGFANIEPCKGCKVEGLIYSISDSSIANLDKFEDHPRDYMKDYVDVIDCNGEKIKCLTYIAQKNRTQPSLMPTEEYLNHILKGREWFSEVYYQNLLKVKKSP
- the psbX gene encoding photosystem II reaction center X protein, producing the protein MTPSLANFLWSLAWGTAIVVIPATVGLIFISQKDKIQRS